The DNA window TTCGAGCGGCTGGTCCTGGTCGCGCCCATGGGCATCAGGCCCGAAGAGGGCGAAATCGCCGACATCTTCCCGCTGACCATCCGCACCCATATGCGGGCGACGGTTGCCGATATCAACACGCCCGAGTTCGGGGACATCTACGGCGGCGAAATGACCCCGGACCAGTTTGAGGCGTTTGAGGACGCCCGGGCGGAAGCCGCCCGGATCGGCTGGGAGCCGTACATGCACAACCCCAGCCTGCCCCATCTGCTGGAGGGGGCCAAAGGCTTGTCGGCCCTGCTGGTCCGGGGTAGTGCCGACGCCATTGTCCCCAAAGGCTGTATTGATTCGTACAAGAAAGTCATTGACCACGCTCAGGTCGCCACCATCCAGGGGGTGGGCCACCGACCGGAGATCGAGAACTCGGCCGAGTTTATCCGCATCGTCAGAGACTACCTGACCTCGTAGACCTGCAAGAGGGAGCCATGAAACTCGCCTATTTCACCGAACGGCCGTACCGCTGGATCGACGAGGACGAGGTTCTGAAAAACAAGGCCTTTTTTGCCCTGTCGAACCGGCACTTCGATCATCACAAGGCGGCCGACGACTATAACTACTTCCTGGACGAATACTGCTACGCCGAGGAACTGGGCTTTGACGCAGTAGCTCTCAACGAACATCACGGCAACCCGTTCTGCATGGGCAGCGTGATGAACGTCGAGGCGTCCATCCTGGCCCGCATCACCAACAAGGTCAAAATCGTCCTCATCGGCAACCCCCTGCCGGTCATCAAACACCCGCTGCGCATGGCTGAGGAACTGGCCGAGATCGACCTCATCTCGCGCGGGCGGCTGGTGACGGGCTGGGTACGCGGGGCGGGCAGCGAGCAGTTCTTCAACAATGCCAACCCGGCCTACAACCGCGAAATGTTCAATGAGGCGCACGACTTCATCGTCCAAGCC is part of the Desulfurellaceae bacterium genome and encodes:
- a CDS encoding alpha/beta hydrolase; the encoded protein is MANWTETTVNVGGTDVALVRGGSGKPLFMLHDELGFPGWVTWNDALAEEREFLIPLQPGYGKTPRVDWIRTYRDLGGFYARMIREMNLGPIDAIAFSAGGYAAAEMAAADPAMFERLVLVAPMGIRPEEGEIADIFPLTIRTHMRATVADINTPEFGDIYGGEMTPDQFEAFEDARAEAARIGWEPYMHNPSLPHLLEGAKGLSALLVRGSADAIVPKGCIDSYKKVIDHAQVATIQGVGHRPEIENSAEFIRIVRDYLTS